A section of the Cottoperca gobio chromosome 17, fCotGob3.1, whole genome shotgun sequence genome encodes:
- the LOC115023074 gene encoding transcription factor jun-D-like has translation METTLYPGTVVNTQKIPSIYSQITMMKKDINLNLDDHNSELKSNPLRDTDGLLNSPDLGLLKLTSPDLERLIIQSNGLVTTANPASQFLYPKSASDEQEFAEGFVKALEDLHKQNQLSEAGCVSVDRLELLGSANAIGSVGLHNSDLPVYTTLNGYAASPIGATTINYSTDTIPFPPPPSHLASAQQQAAALSRLQSAGLVKDEPQIVPDMQSFGDSPPLSPIDMDNQERIKAERKKLRNRIAASKCRKRKLERISRLEDKVKSLKTQNTELASTASVLREQVAQLKQKVMSHVSSGCQLLPNQVQAY, from the coding sequence ATGGAAACAACCCTCTACCCAGGCACCGTGGTGAATACTCAGAAGATCCCTAGCATCTATTCCCAGATCACAATGATGAAGAAGGATATTAATCTGAACCTGGACGACCACAACTCCGAGCTCAAATCTAACCCGCTCCGGGACACAGACGGACTCCTAAACTCTCCAGACTTGGGACTCTTGAAACTAACCTCCCCGGACCTGGAGCGCCTTATTATCCAGTCAAACGGTCTGGTTACCACAGCCAACCCGGCCTCCCAATTCCTCTACCCGAAGTCGGCCAGTGACGAGCAGGAGTTCGCGGAAGGCTTCGTGAAGGCGCTGGAGGATCTTCACAAGCAGAATCAGCTGAGCGAAGCGGGCTGCGTCTCCGTGGATAGACTGGAGCTCCTCGGATCCGCCAACGCAATCGGGTCGGTCGGGCTTCATAATTCAGACCTCCCTGTTTACACTACTTTGAACGGCTATGCGGCCAGTCCGATCGGAGCCACCACCATCAACTACTCCACGGACACCATCCCCTTCCCGCCGCCTCCGTCTCATCTGGCCAGCGCGCAGCAACAGGCGGCTGCTCTGTCACGACTCCAGTCTGCCGGTTTGGTGAAGGACGAGCCTCAGATTGTGCCAGACATGCAGAGCTTCGGGGAcagcccccctctgtctcccatCGACATGGACAACCAGGAGCGCATCAAGGCGGAGAGGAAAAAGCTGCGGAACAGGATAGCCGCCTCCAAATGCCGCAAGAGAAAACTGGAGAGGATCTCTCGGCTGGAAGACAAGGTCAAGAGCCTGAAAACGCAGAATACAGAACTGGCCTCCACAGCCAGCGTCCTCAGGGAGCAAGTGGCCCAGCTGAAGCAGAAGGTGATGAGCCATGTCAGCAGTGGATGCCAGCTTTTACCAAACCAGGTCCAGGCGTACTAA
- the LOC115022603 gene encoding pyroglutamyl-peptidase 1-like: protein MMANKKKVIVTGFEPFGEHAVNSSWVAVQELERLGLGEAVDLHICEVPVEYQAVRGLLPSLWKEHQPQLMVHVGVSGLATTVTLEQCGHNKGYKRLDNCSFCPASQCCMDRGPECIRSVLDMDTVCKRVNDSDLGVALSVSKDAGRYLCDYTYYTSLYLGQGHSAFIHVPPLGKPYSSQDLGRALQAAVQEMLKQLELDPKHNQHCNHEHQHQHDH from the exons ATGATGGCCAATAAGAAGAAAGTAATAGTAACAG GTTTTGAGCCTTTTGGTGAGCATGCAGTGAACTCCAGCTGGGTGGCAGTGCAG GAGCTGGAGCGGTTAGGGCTGGGTGAAGCAGTAGACCTTCATATTTGTGAGGTGCCTGTTGAATACCAGGCTGTTCGGGGCCTACTGCCATCTCTGTGGAAAGAACACCAGCCGCAG TTGATGGTCCATGTCGGTGTTTCTGGGTTAGCCACCACTGTCACTCTGGAGCAGTGCGGCCACAACAAGGGTTACAAACGCCTGGACAACTGCAGCTTCTGCCCGGCTTCCCAGTGTTGCATGGACAGGGGCCCCGAATGCATACGCTCAGTCCTGGACATGGACACAGTCTGCAAAAGGGTCAATGACTCCGACCTTGGGGTCGCTCTTTCCGTATCTAAGGATGCTGGAAG GTATCTGTGTGACTACACCTACTACACCTCTCTGTACCTGGGGCAGGGTCACTCCGCCTTCATCCATGTGCCTCCACTTGGAAAACCCTACAGCAGCCAGGACCTGGGTCGAGCTCTTCAGGCCGCTGTACAGGAGATGCTGAAACAGCTGGAACTGGATCCCAAACACAACCAGCACTGCAATCACGAGCATCAACACCAGCACGACCACTAA
- the rab3aa gene encoding RAB3A, member RAS oncogene family, a, giving the protein MASANATYGQKESSDQNFDYMFKILIIGNSSVGKTSFLFRYADDSFTPAFVSTVGIDFKVKTIYRNDKRIKLQIWDTAGQERYRTITTAYYRGAMGFILMYDITNEESFNAVQDWSTQIKTYSWDNAQVLLVGNKCDMEDERVVASERGRQLSEQLGFEHFEVSAKDNINVKQTFERLVDIICERMSESLDNNDPTLTGAKQGPQLTEQPQRSHQDCAC; this is encoded by the exons ATGGCGTCTGCAAATGCCACATATGGACAGAAGGAGTCTTCAGACCAGAACTTTGATTACATGTTTAAAATCCTCATCATTGGCAACAGCAGCGTAGGAAAGACTTCCTTCCTTTTCCGCTATGCAGACGACTCATTCACGCCAGCCTTTGTCAGCACAGTGGGCATCGATTTCAAGGTGAAGACCATCTACAGGAACGACAAGAGGATAAAGCTGCAGATATGG gACACTGCTGGCCAGGAGCGCTACAGGACGATCACCACAGCTTACTACAGGGGAGCCATGGGCTTCATCCTCATGTATGACATCACCAACGAGGAGTCCTTCAACGCTGTCCAAGACTG GTCAACCCAAATCAAGACGTACTCATGGGACAATGCCCAGGTCCTCTTGGTGGGGAACAAGTGTGATATGGAGGATGAACGAGTGGTGGCATCAGAGAGGGGCCGGCAGCTGTCGGAACAGCTGG GTTTTGAGCACTTTGAAGTGAGCGCTAAAGATAACATTAACGTGAAGCAGACCTTCGAGCGGCTGGTGGACATCATCTGTGAGAGGATGTCAGAGAGTCTGGACAACAACGACCCGACTCTCACCGGCGCTAAACAGGGGCCACAGCTCACTGAGCAGCCTCAGAGGTCCCATCAGGATTGTGCTTGCTAA